One genomic window of Arachis stenosperma cultivar V10309 chromosome 10, arast.V10309.gnm1.PFL2, whole genome shotgun sequence includes the following:
- the LOC130955640 gene encoding tubulin alpha-5 chain-like, whose product MREIISIHIGQAGIQVGNSCWELYCLEHGIQPDGVMASDSAEISEHDAFSTFFSESGSGHFVPRALFVDLEPTVVDEVRSGAYRQLFHPEKLISGKEDAANNFSRGRYTVGREVEEVCLNRIRKLAENCSGLQGFMFFNAAGGGTGSGLGSLLLERLSAEYGKKSRLGFIIYPSPQVSTAVVEPYNTVLANHGLIEHSDVVVLLDNEAIYDICRRSLDIERPTYSNLNRLISQCISSLTTSLRFQGAINVDITEFQTNLVPYPRIHFMLSSYAPVISSAKAYHEQLAVAEITRAVFEPANMMAKCDPRNGKYMACCLMYRGDVVPKDVNVAVSNIKTKRTVQFVDWCPTGFKCGINYQPPTAVPGGDLAKVKRAVCMISNNTAVAEVFSRIDHKFDLMFAKRAFVHWYVSEGMEEGEFSEAREDLAALQKDYEEVGAEGADQEVEDY is encoded by the exons atgaGAGAAATAATAAGCATTCATATTGGACAAGCTGGAATTCAGGTTGGGAATTCATGTTGGGAGCTATATTGCCTTGAACATGGCATTCAACCTGATGGGGTCATGGCCAG TGATTCGGCAGAAATTTCAGAACACGATGCGTTCAGCACATTCTTTAGTGAAAGTGGATCTGGTCACTTTGTTCCAAGGGCTTTATTTGTTGATCTTGAACCCACTGTAGTTGATGAAGTAAGATCTGGTGCTTACAGACAACTCTTTCATCCTGAAAAGTTAATTTCTGGCAAAGAAGATGCTGCTAATAATTTTTCAAGAGGACGTTATACAG TTGGAAGAGAAGTTGAAGAGGTATGCTTGAACCGTATCCGGAAGTTGGCTGAAAATTGCAGTGGGTTGCAAGGATTCATGTTTTTTAATGCTGCTGGTGGTGGCACTGGTTCTGGTTTAGGCTCATTGCTTTTGGAACGCTTGTCTGCTGAATATGGCAAGAAGTCTAGACTTGGCTTCATCATTTATCCTTCTCCCCag GTATCTACCGCTGTGGTTGAACCTTACAACACAGTTCTAGCGAACCATGGTCTAATTGAGCACAGTGATGTGGTTGTGCTTTTGGACAACGAAGCAATATACGATATCTGCAGAAGATCATTGGACATTGAAAGACCAACTTACTCCAACTTGAACCGCTTGATATCTCAGTGCATCTCTTCATTAACAACTTCATTGAGATTTCAGGGAGCCATAAATGTTGACATAACAGAGTTCCAAACAAACCTTGTGCCGTATCCAAGAATTCACTTCATGCTCTCCTCCTATGCGCCCGTGATATCGTCCGCCAAGGCGTATCACGAGCAGCTGGCGGTGGCCGAGATCACCAGAGCAGTCTTTGAGCCGGCAAATATGATGGCAAAGTGTGATCCAAGAAATGGAAAGTACATGGCTTGCTGCCTAATGTATCGTGGAGATGTTGTCCCAAAAGATGTTAATGTTGCTGTCTCAAATATTAAGACAAAGCGAACCGTTcaatttgttgattg GTGTCCAACTGGTTTCAAGTGCGGAATCAACTACCAGCCACCAACGGCGGTGCCGGGAGGAGATCTGGCAAAGGTGAAGAGAGCAGTATGTATGATAAGCAACAACACAGCAGTGGCAGAGGTTTTCTCTCGCATTGACCACAAATTCGATCTCATGTTCGCAAAGAGAGCCTTTGTTCATTGGTATGTCAGTGAAGGCATGGAAGAAGGTGAGTTCTCTGAGGCTCGTGAGGATCTTGCTGCTCTCCAGAAGGACTACGAAGAAGTTGGTGCAGAAGGTGCAGATCAAGAAGTTGAAGATTActaa
- the LOC130956104 gene encoding ethylene-responsive transcription factor ERN1-like — translation MEIEFQQAKQYSVKDSSKQKARKRNKKSSKFVGVRQRASGRWVAEIKDTTHNIRMWLGTYQTAEEAARAYDEAARLLRGSAARTNFITHHFSSSLDPPVASRIRNLLNSKKGISSSDEIIENSSSSSSLSNSSETIVTESTPTIVSDDNAYRPDLSSFERQVSGSGSGSPFAIHGVHGFMDAFQVKDSNESLWDLPPLMSSFFP, via the coding sequence ATGGAAATTGAATTCCAGCAAGCAAAGCAGTACTCAGTGAAAGATTCCAGCAAgcaaaaagcaagaaaaagaaacaagaagAGTAGTAAGTTTGTTGGAGTGAGACAGAGAGCATCAGGGAGATGGGTAGCTGAGATCAAAGACACAACGCACAACATCAGAATGTGGCTTGGCACTTATCAGACTGCAGAGGAAGCGGCCAGAGCCTACGACGAAGCCGCGCGTCTTCTTCGCGGCTCCGCTGCTCGGACCAACTTCATCACTCATCATTTCTCGTCGTCCTTGGATCCTCCTGTCGCTTCCCGGATTCGGAATCTTTTGAACAGCAAAAAGGGAATCAGCAGCAGTGATGAGATCATTGAgaactcatcatcatcatcatcgctTTCGAATTCGAGTGAGACAATTGTTACAGAGAGCACACCAACAATAGTATCTGATGATAATGCTTATAGACCAGATTTGAGTAGTTTTGAAAGACAAGTATCAGGTTCAGGTTCAGGTTCACCTTTTGCAATTCATGGGGTTCATGGATTCATGGATGCTTTTCAAGTTAAGGACTCTAACGAATCTCTCTGGGATCTTCCACCTTTGATGAGCTCGTTTTTCCCTTAA
- the LOC130955115 gene encoding ADP-glucose phosphorylase: MAATTSGSSGNRIPELRKDAISNRWVIFSPARAKRPSEFKSNSPAVSDQQLHQRCPFCIGNEHQCAPEIFRFPPDNPDWTLRLIQNLYPALSRDLPSPAPPRLANNLTGSVLDGFGFHDVIIETPVHSVQLLDLSPHDVGQVFLAHIKRIHQLATNDSIKYVQVFKNHGASAGASMTHSHSQMIALPVIPPNVSARLENMKDYFEKTGKCCICEIQQEDLLIDTSDDFFSLVPYAATFPFEIWIVPRHHSAHFHELDAEKAIDLGRLLKLMLRKMSLQLNNPPFNFMIHTSPLHSNASELAYTHWFIQIVPQLTLTAGFEIATGCHINPVFPEDAAKVLREVNVPESG; the protein is encoded by the exons ATGGCAGCAACTACAAGTGGTAGCTCAGGAAATCGAATCCCAGAGCTGAGAAAAGACGCAATCTCAAACCGATGGGTAATATTCTCACCTGCCAGAGCCAAACGACCCTCCGAATTCAAGTCCAACTCGCCGGCCGTCTCAGACCAACAGCTTCACCAGCGCTGCCCTTTCTGCATCGGCAATGAGCACCAGTGCGCTCCTGAGATCTTCCGCTTCCCTCCAGACAACCCCGATTGGACCCTCCGCCTCATCCAGAACCTTTATCCTGCTCTCTCCCGCGACCTCCCTTCCCCCGCCCCTCCCCGACTCGCTAACAACCTCACCGGTTCGGTTCTTGATGGCTTCGGCTTCCACGACGTCATAATCGAGACCCCGGTTCATTCGGTTCAGCTATTGGATTTGTCGCCGCACGATGTTGGTCAGGTTTTCCTCGCTCATATCAAGAGGATCCACCAGCTCGCTACCAATGACTCTATCAAATATGTGCag GTGTTCAAAAACCATGGTGCTTCAGCTGGTGCATCAATGACTCATTCTCACAGTCAGATGATAGCTCTTCCTGTTATTCCACCTAATGTTTCTGCTCGTCTCGAAAATATGAAGGATTATTTCGAGAAGACAGGCAAATGTTGTATTTGTGAAATTCAACAGGAGGATCTTTTGATTGATACATCTGATGACTTCTTTTCACTGGTTCCCTACGCCGCTACATTTCCTTTTGAGATATGGATTGTTCCCAGGCATCACTCAGCTCATTTCCATGAATTGGATGCCGAAAAG GCCATTGACCTTGGAAGGTTGTTGAAACTAATGCTTAGAAAGATGTCTCTGCAATTGAACAATCCACCGTTCAATTTTATGATTCACACTAGTCCATTGCACAGTAATGCATCAGAATTAGCATACACTCATTGGTTCATACAGATAGTGCCTCAACTAACACTGACTGCGGGTTTTGAAATCGCAACTGGGTGTCACATAAATCCTGTTTTCCCGGAAGATGCTGCGAAGGTTCTGAGAGAAGTAAATGTACCAGAGTCAGGATGA
- the LOC130958096 gene encoding glutamate dehydrogenase 1-like gives MNALAATNRNFRLASKLLGIDSKLAKSLLIPFREVKVECTIPKDDGSLATYVGFRIQHDNSRGPMKGGIRYHPQVETDEVNALAQLMTWKAAVANIPYGGAKGGIGCDPSELSVSELERLTRVFTQKIHDLIGIQIDVPAPDMGTGPQTMAWILDEYSKFHGHSPAIVTGKPIDLGGSLGRDAATGRGVLFATEALLNQHGKTISGQRFVIQGFGNVGSWAAKLISEKGGKVVAVSDITGAIKNSEGLNIPSLLKHSKEHRGVRGFQGGDPIDPSSILLQDCDVLIPAALGGVINRENANEIKAKFVVEAANHPTDPEADEILKNKGVVILPDILANSGGVTVSYFEWVQNIQGFMWDEEKVNKELKTYMTKGFKDVKEMCKTHDCDLRMGAFTLAVNRVARATLLRGWEA, from the exons ATGAATGCATTAGCAGCCACAAACAGGAACTTTAGGTTGGCTTCTAAGCTTCTTGGAATAGATTCAAAGCTAGCGAAGAGTTTGCTGATCCCGTTCAGGGAAGTGAAG GTTGAGTGCACAATACCAAAAGACGATGGAAGCTTAGCAACTTACGTTGGATTCAGAATTCAACATGATAATTCCAGAGGACCTATGAAAGGAGGGATTCGATACCATCCACAg GTTGAAACGGACGAAGTGAATGCTTTGGCGCAACTAATGACGTGGAAGGCTGCAGTAGCAAACATACCATATGGTGGTGCGAAAGGAGGCATAGGTTGTGATCCATCAGAATTAAGTGTTTCTGAGTTAGAAAGACTTACCAGAGTTTTCACTCAGAAAATTCATGATCTCATTGGAATTCAGATTGATGTTCCAGCACCTGACATGGGAACTGGACCACAGACTATGGCGTGGATCCTAGATGAGTATTCCAAATTTCATGGCCACTCACCTGCAATTGTCACTGGCAAACCTATT GATCTTGGTGGATCTCTGGGGAGAGATGCAGCTACAGGGCGAGGAGTGCTGTTTGCAACGGAGGCTTTGCTTAATCAGCATGGAAAGACAATATCAGGCCAACGCTTTGTCATACAG GGATTTGGGAATGTGGGGTCTTGGGCTGCCAAATTAATAAGCGAAAAAGGTGGAAAAGTGGTAGCAGTGAGTGACATAACCGGAGCAATCAAGAACagtgaaggtttgaacatcccaAGCCTACTAAAACATTCTAAAGAGCACAGAGGAGTAAGAGGATTTCAAGGTGGAGATCCTATTGATCCCAGTTCAATATTGCTTCAAGATTGTGATGTTCTCATTCCTGCAGCTCTTGGTGGTGTCATCAATAG GGAAAATGCAAATGAGATCAAAGCCAAATTCGTTGTTGAAGCAGCCAATCATCCAACTGATCCAGAGGCTGATGAG ATTCTCAAAAACAAAGGAGTAGTGATCCTCCCAGATATATTGGCAAATTCAGGAGGAGTTACAGTTAGCTACTTTGAGTGGGTGCAG AATATACAAGGGTTCATGTGGGATGAAGAGAAGGTGAACAAAGAGTTGAAGACATACATGACCAAAGGTTTCAAAGATGTGAAGGAGATGTGCAAAACCCATGATTGTGATCTTCGAATGGGAGCCTTCACCCTTGCTGTTAACCGTGTGGCAAGGGCTACACTCCTTAGGGGTTGGGAAGCTTGA
- the LOC130955515 gene encoding superoxide dismutase [Cu-Zn] 2 isoform X1: MSLYIQRLKQENISGSEREREMEAGKGTVKAVALIVGDNNVKGSIHFLHQSNGTTHVSGRITGLSPGLHGFHIHALGDTTNGCNSTGPHFNPLNKHHGAPADHHRHAGDLGNILAGPDGVAEISITDSQIPLSGVHSILGRAVVVHADPDDLGRGGHELSKTTGNAGARVGCGIIGLQSSV, encoded by the exons ATGAGTTTATATATCCAGAGAttgaaacaagaaaacatcagtggcagtgagagagagagagagatggaaGCTGGAAAGGGAACCGTCAAAGCTGTGGCTCTCATCGTCGGAGATAACAACGTCAAGGGTTCTATTCACTTCCTTCACCAATCCaatg GTACTACTCATGTTTCAGGAAGGATAACAGGACTCTCACCGGGGCTTCATGGCTTCCATATCCATGCTCTTGGTGACACTACCAATGGCTGCAATTCCACGGGTCCTCACTTCAATCCTCTTAACAAACACCATGGAGCTCCTGCCGATCATCACCGTCATGCTGGTGATTTGGGTAACATTCTTGCAGGCCCTGATG GGGTTGCTGAGATTTCTATCACAGATTCACAG ATTCCGTTAAGTGGAGTGCATTCCATACTTGGCAGGGCGGTTGTTGTGCATGCTGATCCTGATGACCTTGGAAGGG GTGGTCATGAACTCAGCAAAACTACTGGGAATGCAGGTGCAAGAGTAGGATGCG GTATCATTGGGCTTCAGTCATCTGTTTAG
- the LOC130954270 gene encoding uncharacterized protein LOC130954270, producing MDIEEWEYLPDNGYLDFNDEGGKQIFLGKRNLEPKSAFDMDYFCSSPPRSPRTMIHNNHNHNQLVPLPILLQPRIGNSSSDNNVVSPNTVDHDTVSQVFFKTKENEFADMKLDTGSLKFEEKGEMITSPRMITSPRMKIEKKEVLGMECDEEDEEEEDRSWEEENEGGFNIWKWSLSGVGAICSFGVAAATICFLFFGSHQKRNKILHDNTIRFQIYADDKNIKKVVQHATKFNEAVSVVAGVPISRAHITIGGYYDGL from the exons ATGGATATTGAAGAGTGGGAGTACCTTCCAGATAATGGGTACCTTGATTTCAATGATGAGGGTGGGAAGCAAATCTTCCTTGGCAAGAGAAACTTGGAGCCAAAAAGTGCTTTTGACATGGATTACTTTTGTTCATCTCCACCAAGAAGCCCAAGGACCATGATTCACAACAATCACAATCACAATCAACTTGTTCCTCTTCCAATTCTTTTACAACCCAGAATTGGAAACTCCTCATCAGATAACAACGTTGTTTCCCCTAACACAGTTGATCATGACACTGTCTCACAGGTTTTTTTCAAGACCAAGGAAAACGAATTCGCCGACATGAAATTGGACACAG GTAGCTTAAAATTTGAGGAGAAAGGTGAGATGATTACGTCTCCAAGAATGATAACTTCGCCTAGAATGAAGATTGAGAAGAAAGAAGTTCTTGGGATGGAGTGCGATgaggaagatgaagaggaagaggatCGAAGTTGGGAAGAAGAGAATGAGGGTGGATTCAACATATGGAAGTGGAGCTTGAGTGGGGTTGGAGCTATCTGTTCTTTTGGTGTTGCTGCAGCCACCATCTGTTttctcttctttggaagtcacCAAAAGAGGAACAAGATCCTGCACGACAACACCATTCGCTTCCAGATCTATGCCGATGACAAG AACATTAAAAAAGTGGTACAGCATGCAACAAAATTTAATGAAGCAGTTTCTGTAGTGGCAGGTGTTCCTATAAGCAGAGCTCACATCACCATTGGAGGTTACTATGATGGACTTTGA
- the LOC130955514 gene encoding eukaryotic translation initiation factor NCBP, whose protein sequence is MDFTAEKKELESNNNNTNSDTAQRTLDSSSEVEERHARDLKAGLHPLKHKFVFWYTRRTPGVRNQTSYEDNIKKIVDFSTVEGFWVCYCHLARPSSLPSPTDLHLFKEGIRPLWEDSANCNGGKWIIRFKKAVSGRFWEDLVLALVGDQLDYGDQICGAVLSIRFNEDILSVWNRNASDNQAVMALRDSIKRHLKLPHGYIMEYKPHDASLKDNSSYRNTWLRG, encoded by the exons ATGGATTTCACAGCGGAGAAGAAGGAATTGGagagcaacaacaacaacactaacTCTGACACTGCTCAGCGAACCCTAGATTCTTCTTCTGAAGTCGAGGAGCGCCATGCTCGTGATCTTAAAGCTGGTCTTCACCCGCTAAAG CACAAATTTGTATTTTGGTACACACGGCGAACACCAGGAGTTCGAAATCAAACATCATATGAGGATAACATAAAGAAGATTGTTGATTTCAGTACT GTTGAAGGATTTTGGGTTTGCTATTGCCATCTCGCTCGACCTTCTTCTTTGCCTAGTCCAACAGATTTGCATCTTTTTAAGGAAGGAATCCGACCCCTATGGGAG GACTCTGCTAACTGCAATGGTGGTAAATGGATTATACGGTTCAAAAAAGCTGTTTCGGGTCGTTTTTGGGAGGACCTG GTTCTTGCCTTAGTAGGTGACCAATTGGATTATGGAGATCAGATATGTGGTGCAGTACTCAGCATTCGTTTTAATGAAGATATACTTAGCGTCTGGAATCGCAACGCTTCTGACAATCAG GCTGTAATGGCTCTCAGAGATTCCATTAAGCGCCATTTAAAGCTTCCTCATGGCTATATTATGGAGTACAAGCCTCATGATGCCTCCCTAAAGGACAATTCATCTTACAGGAACACCTGGTTGAGAGGCTAG
- the LOC130955515 gene encoding superoxide dismutase [Cu-Zn] 2 isoform X2 — translation MSLYIQRLKQENISGSEREREMEAGKGTVKAVALIVGDNNVKGSIHFLHQSNGTTHVSGRITGLSPGLHGFHIHALGDTTNGCNSTGPHFNPLNKHHGAPADHHRHAGDLGVAEISITDSQIPLSGVHSILGRAVVVHADPDDLGRGGHELSKTTGNAGARVGCGIIGLQSSV, via the exons ATGAGTTTATATATCCAGAGAttgaaacaagaaaacatcagtggcagtgagagagagagagagatggaaGCTGGAAAGGGAACCGTCAAAGCTGTGGCTCTCATCGTCGGAGATAACAACGTCAAGGGTTCTATTCACTTCCTTCACCAATCCaatg GTACTACTCATGTTTCAGGAAGGATAACAGGACTCTCACCGGGGCTTCATGGCTTCCATATCCATGCTCTTGGTGACACTACCAATGGCTGCAATTCCACGGGTCCTCACTTCAATCCTCTTAACAAACACCATGGAGCTCCTGCCGATCATCACCGTCATGCTGGTGATTTGG GGGTTGCTGAGATTTCTATCACAGATTCACAG ATTCCGTTAAGTGGAGTGCATTCCATACTTGGCAGGGCGGTTGTTGTGCATGCTGATCCTGATGACCTTGGAAGGG GTGGTCATGAACTCAGCAAAACTACTGGGAATGCAGGTGCAAGAGTAGGATGCG GTATCATTGGGCTTCAGTCATCTGTTTAG